From one Callithrix jacchus isolate 240 chromosome 2, calJac240_pri, whole genome shotgun sequence genomic stretch:
- the HK3 gene encoding hexokinase-3 yields the protein MDSIGSEGLQQGEEALSCPEEGLPRPSDSSELVQDCLQQFKVTVAQLQQIQASLLGSMEQALRGQASPFPVVRMLPTYVGSTPHGTEQGDFVVLELGATGASLRVLWVTLTGIEGHRVEPRSQEFVIPQDVMLGAGQQLFDFAAHCLSEFLDAQPVSKQCLQLGFSFSFPCHQTGLDRSTLISWTKGFRCSGVEGQDVVQLLRDAIQRQGAYNIDVVAVVNDTVGTMMGCELGARPCEVGLVVDTGTNVCYMEEARHVAVLDEDRGRVCVSVEWGSFSDDGALGPVLTTFDHTLDHESLNPGAQRFEKMIGGLYLGELVRLVLAHLTRRGVLFRGCPSPALLSQGSILLEHVAEMEDPSAGAARVHAILQDLGLSPEASDVELVQRVCAAVCMRAAQLCAAALAAVLSRLQHSREQQTLQVTVATGGRVCERHPRFCSILQGTVMLLAPECDVSFIPSADGGGRGVAMVTAVAARLAAHWRLLEETLAPFRLNHDQLAAVQAQMREAMAKGLRGEASSLRMLPTYVRATPDGSERGDFLALDLGGTNFRVLLVRVTTCVQITSQIYSIPESVAQGSGQQLFDHIVDCIVDFQQKQGLSGQSLPLGFTFSFPCRQLGLDQGILLNWTKGFNASDCEGQDVVSLLREAIMRRQAVELNVVAIVNDTVGTMMSCGYEDPHCEIGLIVGTGTNACYMEELRNVAGVPGDSGHMCINMEWGAFGDDGSLDTLSTCFDTSVDQASINPGKQRFEKMISGMYLGEIVRHILLHLTSLGVLFRGQQTQCLQTRDIFKTKFLSEIESDSLALRQVRAILEDLGLPLTSDDALMVLEVCQAVSQRAAQLCGAGVAAVVEKIRENRGLEELAVSVGVDGTLYKLHPHFSSLVAATVRELAPRCAVTFLQSEDGSGKGAALVTAVACRLAQSTHI from the exons ATGGACTCCATTGGGTCTGAAGGGTTGCAGCAGGGTGAAGAAGCCCTGAGTTGCCCTGAGGAGGGCTTGCCCCGGCCCTCAGACAGCTCAGAGCTG GTGCAGGACTGCCTGCAGCAGTTCAAGGTAACAGTGGCACAGCTGCAGCAGATCCAAGCCAGCCTCTTGGGTTCCATGGAGCAGGCACTGAGGGGACAGGCCAGCCCTTTCCCTGTGGTCCGGATGCTGCCTACATATGTGGGGTCCACCCCACATGGCACTG AGCAAGGAGACTTCGTGGTGCTGGAGTTGGGGGCCACAGGGGCCTCACTGCGTGTTTTATGGGTGACTCTAACCGGCATTGAGGGGCATAGGGTGGAGCCCAGGAGCCAGGAGTTTGTGATCCCCCAAGACGTGATGCTGGGTGCCGGCCAGCAG CTCTTTGACTTTGCTGCCCACTGCCTGTCTGAGTTCCTGGATGCTCAGCCTGTGAGCAAACAATGTCTGCAGCTTGGCTTCAGCTTCTCTTTCCCTTGTCACCAGACAGGCTTGGACAGG AGCACCCTCATTTCCTGGACCAAAGGTTTTAGGTGCAGTGGTGTGGAAGGCCAGGATGTGGTCCAGCTGCTGAGAGATGCCATTCAGAGGCAGGGG GCCTACAACATCGACGTGGTTGCCGTGGTGAACGACACAGTGGGTACCATGATGGGCTGTGAGCTGGGGGCCAGGCCGTGTGAGGTTGGGCTTGTTGTAG ACACAGGCACCAACGTGTGTTACATGGAGGAGGCGCGGCACGTGGCAGTGCTGGATGAAGACCGGGGCCGCGTCTGCGTCAGCGTCGAATGGGGCTCCTTCAGCGATGATGGGGCACTGGGGCCAGTGCTAACCACCTTCGACCACACCCTGGACCATGAGTCCCTGAATCCTGGTGCTCAGAG GTTTGAGAAGATGATTGGGGGCCTGTACCTGGGTGAGCTGGTGCGGCTGGTGCTGGCTCACTTGACCCGACGTGGGGTCCTCTTCCGTGgctgcccctcccctgccctgctgaGCCAAGGCAGCATCCTCCTGGAGCACGTGGCTGAGATGGAGGA CCCCTCTGCTGGGGCAGCCCGTGTCCATGCTATCCTGCAGGACTTGGGCCTGAGCCCTGAGGCTTCGGATGTTGAGCTCGTGCAGCGCGTGTGTGCAGCTGTGTGCATGCGGGCTGCCCAGCTCTGTGCTGCTGCCCTTGCCGCTGTTCTTTCCCGCCTCCAGCACAGCCGTGAGCAACAAACACTCCAGGTCACTGTGGCCACTGGAGGCCGAGTGTGTGAGCGGCACCCCAG GTTTTGCAGCATTCTGCAGGGGACAGTGATGCTCCTGGCCCCAGAGTGCGATGTCTCCTTCATCCCCTCTGCGGATGGGGGTGGCCGGGGAGTAGCAATGGTGACTGCTGTGGCTGCTCGACTGGCCGCCCACTGGCGCCTGCTGGAAGAGACCCTGGCCCCATTCCGGTTGAACCACGATCAACTGGCGGCAGTTCAGGCACAGATGCGGGAGGCCATGGCCAAGGGGCTCCGAGGGGAGGCATCCTCCCTCCGCATGCTGCCCACTTACGTCAGGGCCACACCTGATGGCAGCG AACGAGGGGATTTCCTGGCTCTGGACCTCGGGGGCACAAACTTCCGTGTCCTCCTGGTACGTGTGACCACATGTGTGCAGATCACCAGTCAGATCTACTCCATCCCTGAGAGTGTGGCCCAGGGCTCTGGGCAGCAG CTCTTTGACCACATTGTGGACTGCATCGTGGACTTCCAGCAGAAGCAGGGCCTCAGTGGGCAGAGCCTACCCCTGGGTTTTACCTTCTCCTTCCCATGTAGGCAGCTTGGCCTGGATCAG GGCATCCTCCTGAACTGGACCAAGGGTTTCAACGCATCAGACTGTGAGGGCCAAGATGTTGTGAGTCTGTTGCGGGAAGCCATCATGCGCAGACAG GCAGTGGAGCTGAATGTGGTTGCTATTGTCAATGACACGGTGGGGACCATGATGTCCTGTGGCTATGAGGACCCCCATTGCGAGATAGGCCTCATTGTCG GAACTGGCACCAATGCTTGCTACATGGAGGAGCTCCGGAATGTGGCAGGAGTGCCTGGGGACTCAGGCCACATGTGCATCAACATGGAGTGGGGTGCCTTTGGGGATGATGGCTCTCTGGACACGCTCAGCACCTGCTTTGACACAAGTGTGGACCAGGCGTCCATCAACCCTGGCAAGCAGag GTTTGAAAAGATGATCAGCGGCATGTACCTGGGGGAGATCGTCCGCCATATCCTTTTACATTTAACCAGCCTTGGCGTTCTTTTCCGGGGCCAGCAGACCCAGTGCCTTCAGACCAGGGACATCTTCAAGACCAAGTTCCTCTCTGAGATCGAAAG CGACAGCCTGGCCCTGCGGCAGGTCCGAGCCATCCTAGAGGACCTGGGGCTGCCCCTGACCTCAGACGATGCCCTGATGGTGCTAGAGGTCTGCCAGGCCGTGTCCCAGCGGGCTGCCCAGCTCTGCGGGGCGGGTGTAGCTGCTGTGGTGGAGAAAATCCGGGAGAACCGGGGCCTGGAAGAGCTGGCAGTGTCCGTGGGGGTGGATGGAACACTCTACAAGCTGCACCCACA CTTCTCCAGCCTGGTTGCGGCCACGGTGCGGGAGCTGGCCCCTCGCTGTGCAGTCACGTTCCTGCAGTCAGAGGATGGGTCTGGCAAAGGTGCGGCTTTGGTCACTGCTGTTGCCTGCCGCCTAGCACAGTCGACTCATATCTGA